The DNA segment AAGCCTATATTGTAAACTGTACCTTTTATAATAATGTCTCTGCGAATTTAAGTGGGCCGATGTTGTATAACGCAAATACAATTATAAACAGTGGTTGTGGTGTAAATTTCCCTAAAATTTATAATAACATTTTATGGAACTCCGTTATGCCCGCTAATCCGCATATTCGAAACTTCCGCCCTGGAATAGGGTTTGCTTGGTCAGCGGATGTTCAGTATTGCGATGTTCAAGGGGCATACGGTGGTGGAGGTGTAGGCAACATTAATGTAGACCCGTTATTCCGTAACCCGGGTAACAATGACTTCCGCCTAACTGTTACATTCCCGTCACCAATATCCCCTTGTTTAGATGCAGGGGCAGATGCTCTTGTTCAACCACCATTGGTAGCAGGTCGGGTAGATATTCGAAACTTCCAGAGAAAGAATGGTTCTGCTGTGGATATGGGTGCGTATGAAAATGTGGCAACACCTATAGCAGATTTCTCTGCAACACCTTTAGAAATATTGGCTGGACAATCTGTCCAGTTTACAGATTTGTCAGATACTTTCGGTTTATGGTCAGAAACAACATGGTCGTGGAACTTTGGTGACAGTGGGACGAGTGGTCAGCAAAACCCAAGTCATCAATATAATACCGCTGGTAGATATACAGTATCCCTGACCGTCCAGACAGCAGAAGGAAATGACAATGAAACGAAGACAAATTATATTGTAGTTCATACTCCTCCGGTTGCAGATTTTTCGGCTGCACCCACACAAGGACAATATCCATTGACAGTCACATTCACAGATTTATCTATTCCAGACCAATTGCCAGGGAATACCACCCAAATAACCGATTGGTATTGGGATTTCGATGGGGACAGTAATTGGGATGCTCATTACACTACTGCTACAAATCCACAATGGACATATAATTCCGTTGGTTTATACACGGTATCTTTGAGGGTAATCTCTCAATATGGAGAGGATACAGAAACAAAAACTAATTATATAGATGTCTGGCCCGACCCATTGTCAGTTACTCCTATTTCAATCCAGGAGTTTGATCCACCGAGAGATAATCCGTTTAGTGAAGATGATTTTAGCAGTCCAACTGCAGACAATTTGACCGATGGTTACATCGGTTTTGGTCGTTCATTCCGTATGACAGTTAATGCCAGTGGAGGATATGGACCTCCGTATCAATATCAATGGCAGATTTTCAAGGGTGGTTCATGGGTAAATGTTTCTGATGGTAGTTATCCAAGGAATGTAAATGGTTCAGATGGTCCCAATAATACCCCTGTAACAACAGTTATAAGTGGAGCAACGACCAATCAATTGACAGTAGAATATGCAATACTCGGTAATGAAGATGGGCAATATCGTTGTGTTGTAACAGACCCGAACGATACGCCGCCTCCGCCCAATCAGGTAATTTCAGGTACGAAGACAATTACTATTAACCCCAATGTGATGCGGACTGTTGTAGACCTAACAACGCCAGTAAGAAAATACATAGGTGAAAATGTCATTTACAGTTTCAAATTTATCGGTGGTCCGGGTTCTAATTATCTATATCAGTGGTATATAGATAGAAGTGGCGATTTGGATCCTGTTAGTTCGGGTTCGAATCCTGTAAATATCCCTAATCTCGACCAAACGATGATTGGTAATTATTATGGTACTGCAATTAATATCTCAGGTGGTGGACAAACTGTATTTGCAGGACCTTCAAGTTTGGATGTCCAGCCTGTGGTTAGAATTGATTCACAACCGCAGAGTATACATCGTAATACAGCAGGAACGGCTTCATTTAGTACGACGGCTGGTGGAGGCTATCCTCCGTATACCTTCCAGTGGTATTGGAATGGTTTGCCGTTAGATGAAGGTGATCATCCTTCTGGTTCTGGTTCTCCTGTAACTATAGTTAATAATGGTGCTACATCCACTGTAACCATATCTAATTTAGATTTGGCAGATGCGGGCCAATATATGTGTAGGGTTACAGACTCCGAGAATCGTGGTGCGCCATCTACAGAGGATACGCAAAATGCTACACTTACGGTCACAAATCCATTTATAATTACTGATCCAACTCCAAGTCCCGTAAATATATATGCAGGTTCAAATTATAGTGTAACAGTTACTGCTTCTGGTGGAACAACACCATATACCTTTGTCTGGCAGAGGGATACTGGAAGTGGTTATCAAGAACTGAATGATGGTGATTTAGGTGGTAGGGTGTCAATTGTAAGTGGTGCTGGTAATTCCGTATTTACATTATCGAACGCAGTTACTGCGGATACAGGACAATATCGTTGTATAGCGGTAGACAGTGGACCTGACCCAGATGCATACCCAGCAAATGCGGGTGTGTTAAATGTATATGAAAATCTTGTGGTGAGTACAGAACACCCTGCTGATGTAACTGAAAATGTTGGTAATCAAGCCCAGTTTACAGTTCAAACTACAGGCGGTTTACTTCTATTGAATTATGAATGGCAGTATGCGACAGACCAGGCGGGTCCGTGGACACCGTTATCCAATGGCCCGCATCCATTGCATGCCAGTTCAATTGTGTCCGGAGCGGATGAACCAACGCTTGGTATTCAAATTGCGGAAGGTGCTCATCTATCCGGATTGCAGAATTCCTATTATCGTTGTGTTGTAACAGATAGTGGGACACCACAGAGTGGAACATCTCGAGAAGCTAAGTTGTCAATAACAAACTTTATCAATGTTCAGGGACCTGCCGATGTCCGTGCGTATACAGGTGAATCGCCGGTACAGTTAGTTGCAAATGTAACGGGTGGACAACCGCCGTTCTACTATGAATGGTTCAAGGGAACAGAAAGTATATTAGGTCCTGTTGAAGGACAAAATGTACTTGATTTAGGTTCTGCAGATAGTACGGACATAGGCAATTACTATGTTATCGTAAGCGATTCCAGTGGCGGATTGAATCCCAATGTGACATCACGCGTAGCCAATGTGAAAGTAGCAGACCCACCGCAAATAGTGACGCAACCGCAGAGTTTGAATCTATATGCTGGTCAGGATGCTATATTCCAGGTAGAAGTAGTTGGAGGCTTTGAGCCGTATAATTACGATTGGTGGCAGGTAGGCGTAGGCTCATTAGGAGTGAATGATGATACTCTATTGTTAGCCAATGTAGATGAGACCTATGATGGGAATCAATACCTGGTATATGTATCAGACCAGCCCTCTACGGTTACTGGTCTAAATACGACACTTACATCTGACCCGGCGTTATTGCGAGTGGCGAGCAGTGAGGTAATATTTACCTTACAGCCCGAAGATGAGTCGTTGTATATAGATGATCCATCGTTCTGGTTAACAGCAGGCTTTGTAGGAGGATTGCCGCCGGTTTATTATGAATGGAAACGCGACTTACCTGCAGGCGGAACGGAAGTAGTGGCGGTGAATACATTAGCAATAGAGGTGAATACAGCCTCATTGACAGTTGGCACATACAAGTATTACTTAGAAGTAACAGATGATGTGCCGATGGTATATCAATCTCGTAAAGCCAATATAG comes from the Candidatus Hydrogenedens sp. genome and includes:
- a CDS encoding immunoglobulin domain-containing protein gives rise to the protein MLKNKLMWSLVILCLLTNYASAVVYVNKASTDPSPDGSSWAKAFRTIQEGIDTANAQASPGNPVEVWVAQGNYDELRTLTWGSPASVEGSLVLEENVHLYGGFKGTETSRDQRRPSQYVTTIDGRTSRGGANAYHVVVIGTGTGPSADVVIDGFHIRGGRAVGVAGDYHTWRGAGIYNWLSSPRIGNCVFYDNVAATAGGAIANLSGTIGSTNYKANALIHDCVFRGNTCNEAVDTGVSPIRGGAGIFNNGINSANAEIGCEAYIVNCTFYNNVSANLSGPMLYNANTIINSGCGVNFPKIYNNILWNSVMPANPHIRNFRPGIGFAWSADVQYCDVQGAYGGGGVGNINVDPLFRNPGNNDFRLTVTFPSPISPCLDAGADALVQPPLVAGRVDIRNFQRKNGSAVDMGAYENVATPIADFSATPLEILAGQSVQFTDLSDTFGLWSETTWSWNFGDSGTSGQQNPSHQYNTAGRYTVSLTVQTAEGNDNETKTNYIVVHTPPVADFSAAPTQGQYPLTVTFTDLSIPDQLPGNTTQITDWYWDFDGDSNWDAHYTTATNPQWTYNSVGLYTVSLRVISQYGEDTETKTNYIDVWPDPLSVTPISIQEFDPPRDNPFSEDDFSSPTADNLTDGYIGFGRSFRMTVNASGGYGPPYQYQWQIFKGGSWVNVSDGSYPRNVNGSDGPNNTPVTTVISGATTNQLTVEYAILGNEDGQYRCVVTDPNDTPPPPNQVISGTKTITINPNVMRTVVDLTTPVRKYIGENVIYSFKFIGGPGSNYLYQWYIDRSGDLDPVSSGSNPVNIPNLDQTMIGNYYGTAINISGGGQTVFAGPSSLDVQPVVRIDSQPQSIHRNTAGTASFSTTAGGGYPPYTFQWYWNGLPLDEGDHPSGSGSPVTIVNNGATSTVTISNLDLADAGQYMCRVTDSENRGAPSTEDTQNATLTVTNPFIITDPTPSPVNIYAGSNYSVTVTASGGTTPYTFVWQRDTGSGYQELNDGDLGGRVSIVSGAGNSVFTLSNAVTADTGQYRCIAVDSGPDPDAYPANAGVLNVYENLVVSTEHPADVTENVGNQAQFTVQTTGGLLLLNYEWQYATDQAGPWTPLSNGPHPLHASSIVSGADEPTLGIQIAEGAHLSGLQNSYYRCVVTDSGTPQSGTSREAKLSITNFINVQGPADVRAYTGESPVQLVANVTGGQPPFYYEWFKGTESILGPVEGQNVLDLGSADSTDIGNYYVIVSDSSGGLNPNVTSRVANVKVADPPQIVTQPQSLNLYAGQDAIFQVEVVGGFEPYNYDWWQVGVGSLGVNDDTLLLANVDETYDGNQYLVYVSDQPSTVTGLNTTLTSDPALLRVASSEVIFTLQPEDESLYIDDPSFWLTAGFVGGLPPVYYEWKRDLPAGGTEVVAVNTLAIEVNTASLTVGTYKYYLEVTDDVPMVYQSRKANIEVGSHLSFAQDLLPEYRATAGERVEMFVQVNGGLGDKTYTWYRNVGNGKAWEVIPGAIGPVLVLDPAEMEDSGQYYVVVQDSGSSVTGQNDTITSRTATLNVEKGIPASTNTGLFIMVLMSSIIGTITLVRKKAWLRK